The following nucleotide sequence is from Gordonia jinghuaiqii.
CGGGTCCATGGCATCGTCACCGCGCACCCCGTCTCCGAAGCTGCCGACCAGCGCAACCGCTTTCGGGCTGGGAGAGTTCGTCGACGCCTCGCCGTCGCCGTTCCATGTCTGTGCAACCGTGGCCCGTGAGCTCGAGACCGCCGGTTACACACGGCTTTTCGAGGACAGGGAATGGTCGTCGACCGAGCTGAGTGCACCGGCGGCGCGTCACTACGTCATCCGGGGCGGCTCCATCATCGCCTGGCAGGCCGGTGAGGCCGGGGCGTTCCGCATCGTCGGTGGGCACACCGACAGCCCCAACCTGCGGGTCAAACAGCATCCGGACCGGTCCTCGGCGGGGGTGGCGATGGTCGCGCTCGAACCCTACGGCGGCGCATGGCTGAACTCATGGCTCGACCGCGATCTGGGCCTGTCCGGTCGCCTCGCATATCGATCGGCAGAGGGCGTGGCGCACACGCTGGTTCACGTGACCGAGCCGGTGCTGCGGGTGCCGCAACTCGCGATTCATCTGTCGGAGGACCGCAAGGGCGTCACGCTCGACCCGCAACGCCACGTGGATGGGATCTGGGGTCTCGGCGACGCCGTCCCCGATGTCCTGCGCTGGGTGTCGGAGTATGCGGGCATCGATCCCGACGCTCTTCTCGGGTGGGAGCTGATGACCCACGACGCCGCGCCGTCGGCGATCGTCGGTGCCGGCGAGAACCTGCTCAGCGCACCGCGTCTGGACAATCAGGGCACCTGCTACGCCGGGCTGCGCGCACTGCTGGACGGGTCGTCGACGACACATACCCGGATGCTCGTGCTGTTCGACCACGAAGAGGTCGGCAGCGGGTCCGAGCGTGGGGCTGCATCGGACTTTCTGGCCTCGATCTGTGAGCGGATCGTGTTGGCACGCGGCGGTTCTCGCGCCGACTTCCTGCAGGCGATGGCGGCGAGTGTGTGCTTGTCGGGCGACATGGCCCACGCCACCCATCCGAACTATCCCGAACGGCACGAGCCCGGTCACCGCATCACGATCGGCGGCGGACCGGTGCTCAAGGTGAACCAGAACCTGCGCTATGCGTCAGATGCGTTGGGCGAGGCCATCTTCGCGCTCGCCTGTGACACCGCCGGGGTGCCCATGCAGCGGTACGTGCATCGGGCCGATCTGCCGTGCGGATCGACCATCGGGCCGATCACCGCGTCCCGTACCGGGTTGACGACGATCGACGTCGGTGCGCCCCAGCTCGCCATGCATTCGGCGCGCGAACTGATGGGCGTCGCCGATGTGCCCATGTATTCCGCTGCGCTGCAGGCGTTTCTGTCTCAGGACTGACCGGCGTTCAGGCGGGGACGATCAGTACACGCGAGCGAAGCCGAGGACCTTGTTCACGTAGTCCATCGAGTTGTTGTAGCGCAGGACCGCGGTGACCAGCGACGACGGGTCGCGCAGGTCGAGGTTCCCGTCGCACAGGTAGTTCGCGGTGGTCAACGCGGCGTCGAAGATGTTCTGCGGGTCGGACTTCCCGTCCTTGTTGCCATCGGCGGCGTACGCCTTCCAGGTCGACGGCAGGAACTGCATGGGGCCGACTGCGCGGTCGTAGGCGGCGTCACCGTCGAGCTGGCCGCCGTCGGTGTCGTTGATGACCTCGTTGCCCGCCAGGGTGCCGTCGAGGCGCGGGCCGAAGATCGCGCTGCGCAGTGCGCCGTCGGGCGCCACGTTGCCGTGGTCGGCGTGATGGGACTCCACCTTGCCGATCCCGGCGATGACCTTCCAGTCGATGTTGCATCGCGGGTGGGTGATCTTCACGGAGTTCGCAGCGGCCTCGTAGGCGTCGTAGTTCGTCGCAGGCACCGCACCGGTGGTCACACTCGCGGGGCGCACCGGGGGCGGCGGAGCGATCGGATGGGCCTCGACCACGGGTGTGACCGTGGGAGGCGTCGTCGTGGAGTCGACGCTCGACTGGGGAGCGGAGACCGGGGTGGGGGCTGCGGTGTGGCTGGACAGCTCCGCGCCGGCAGTGGCGGCGCCGGCGAGGACGCCGACCGGCAGCAGGGCCGTGGCCCACAACGCTGTCCGTCTCTTCTGCCGTGGCCCGAAGTTCCGTGGCCCGAGTTTCCCCCGTGGCCCGAATTTTCCCCGTGGCTTGGAGTGCTTACCCAAAACTGATCGACCTCGCGTGTACATCTGGTGGTTCGTGCTCTCTGAACCGGACCGACCGTACACCTCAATGTGAGCAAAGCGTTATGATCCTGTGATCAATAATGGTCTGGACGCCGACGCTGCTTTGTGTCTATGCAGGTAAGCGAAAAATCGGGACATCTCTGTGAGACGGGGCACATACGGTCCCGAAACAGGTCCCGGCGGGCCGTCGGAAGTCGTCAGTTCGGGCGCAGAAGAGACAGGGTGCTGCCCTCGCTGACCACGATGTAACCGTCGAGCACGCGGATCAGACCGGGGGTGGTCAGGCTCTGTTCCCAGGCCACGGTGTTCTCCGGGGTGAGCGCCGTCAGCACGCCCTGATTGGCGACGATCATCGTGGTGCCCGTGGACCCGACGCACGCGGGGTTCGCGAGGATCGGCTGCTCCGGTCCCGGCGGGGGCCCCATGCCGACGTGCCGGCCGTCGGCGAGCGCGTAGGTGGTGCGCGAGCCGTCACGGAGACCGAAGTTCACCAGCGACCCGCAGGAGACGGCGTTCGCCTTCGACAGTTCGGTGTCGCTGATCTGCCACAGGGCGCCCGACCGCGCCGGGTCCCGGACCTCGTACTGACCCTCCGCGGCGAAGATGCGGTTGGCGGCGTTGAGTACCGGCAGCGTCGACGGCCCGGCGAGCACCTGGAGGCCGTCGGCCTCGGCGACGGGGTCCGGGTCGACGCGCCCGTTGACGGTGGCGTAGGTCACCACCCGTTCGTTGCCGTACTCCTGATGGTGGACGGCCACGCCGGTCGGGTAGAGCCGGATGGTGCACTGGTCGCAGCCGATCCGGTCGTCGCCGGTGGTCGGGTTCACCAGGTGCTGGCTGGCGTCGGCGGTCTTGACGATCACGATGTCACCGGTGACGTCGATCTCGATGACCGGAGCCGCGAACGTACGGGCCCAGATGCTGTTGCCGCTCGGCGTGTTCAGCGAGACCTGATGTCCCACCTTGTTGACGCGCAGGAAGTTGGTGCCGAGTCCCTCCACCTTCTTGGTGTCGGAGTACTCGGAGGTCTGGGTGGGGACGCCGGCATCGTCGACGAGGTAGAAGCCGTCGTCGAGCAGGTTGCCCAGCTGGACCGCGCATCCCACCTGGCCTGCTTCGTTGACCGCGCAGTCGCCCTGACCCGCGTTGACGGGGCTGTCCCACAGCATCTTTCCGGTGCGGCGATCCACCATCGCAAACGAGCGGCCCAGGCCCGACGGATAGGAGATGAGCCAGCCCTCGTCGGAGGTGTCGGCAACCTCGATCGTGACCTCACCGCGGTAATCGGGCAGGTCCTCCTGGCCGACGATGGTCCACCCGATGGTGGGTGCACGGTGATAGTCGCGCAGCTCGCCGTAGGCGTAGTCGGCGTTGTCGACCCGCGAATCGCCGCTCGCGAGAACCACTCCGCCGGTGATCAGCAGCGCGGCGCAGAGGAACAACACGACGGTCCCGATGCCGAACGGCAGGCGCGCGGAAAGGGTCCGGGCGCGGGAGCGAGAGGACATGGCTAAGAGTCAACCATGGCCGCTGACGGACGGTTCGGGGCCCGGTGCCGTCGGGGCCGGACCGCGAATCGCCGGCGATATGACCATGGCGTTTCGAGGCCGGACACGGTGAACTGGTCCCATGGATCTGCTGCGGGACGTCTTGGTGACGTTGACGGTCGTGACCACCGGGCTCAGCGCCGGCGTACTGGCCGGGTTCGGCTATGCCGTGATCCCCGGACTCACCCGCGCCGGCGCCGAGATAGCGGTCCCTGCGATGCAGCGGATGAACAGGTCCATTCTCAACCCGCTGTTCGCCGTCATCTTCGGCGGCGGCGTGGTGTTCGGCGTGCTGAGTGCCTGGACGTCATGGGACACCGGCTTGCGATGGTGGGTGGTCGCGGCGACACTCCTGACACTCCTCGGTGTCGTCATCACGATGGCGGTCAACGTTCCGGCCAACAACCGCCTCGACGCCGCCGGTGACGTACGAGGAGAGGAAGCGGTCCGGATGTGGTCGGAGTTCACCGCCGTCTGGGTGCCCTGGAACATTGCGCGATCTCTGCTGACCACCGCCGCGGTCGCGGTCCTGGTCGCCGGTCTGCTCGTGGGATGACGTCCTGAACTGAATCGACGTGTGTCAATATTGACAGGTGTCGAATAAGAATGTGCTCCTCTCACCGGCCCGCGGCCTGAGTGGTGACGAGATCGGGGCTGTCACCCCGTTGTTGAAGGCGCTCGCGGACCCGGTCCGGTTGCGGTTGCTGTCGGAGGTTGCCGCGCACCCGGGAGGGGAAGCGTGTGTGTGTGACATCTCCGGACCGTTCAACCTGTCGCAACCGACGATCTCGCACCATCTCAAAGTGCTCCGGGAAGCAGGCCTGGTGACCAGCGAGCGCCGGGCGACCTGGGTGTACTACCGCGTGAACACCTCTGCGCTGCAACAACTGGCCGGCCTCATGGACAGCCTCGCGTCGGTGGTGGGGGAGTCCCGCTCGTGCGAGGCGGGCCAGTGAACACCGCCGACACCGCGGTCGCGGGCAAGTTGTCGATGCTGGACCGGTTCCTGCCGGTGTGGATCGGCGCGGCGATGGTCGCCGGACTGCTGCTCGGCCGGGCTGTCCCGGGTCTGGGAGACACCCTGGCGTCGGTAGAGCTCGACGGCATCTCGCTGCCGATCGCCCTCGGACTGCTGATCATGATGTACCCGGTGCTGGCCAAGGTGCGCTACGACCGACTCGACTCGGTCACCGGTGATCGTCGCTTGCTGCTCGGGTCGCTGGTGCTCAACTGGATCATCGGACCGGCATTGATGTTCGCGCTGGCCTGGCTTCTGCTTCCGGACCTGCCCGAGTACCGCACCGGACTGATCATCGTCGGTCTGGCCCGATGTATCGCCATGGTCATCATCTGGAACGACCTGGCGTGCGGCGACCGCGAAGCCGCTGCGGTGCTGGTCGCCCTGAACTCGGTGTTCCAGGTGGTGATGTTCGCCGTGCTGGGCTGGTTCTATCTCTCGGTGTTGCCCGGCTGGCTCGGCCTGGAGCAGACGACCATCGACGCCTCGCCGTGGCAGATCGCGAAGTCGGTGCTGATCTTCCTCGGAATCCCGCTGGCCGCGGGCTATCTCACCCGACGCATCGGCGAACGGACCAAGGGCCGCGAGTGGTACGAGTCGTCGTTTCTGCCGCGCCTGGGTCCGTGGGCGCTCTACGGCCTGCTGTTCACCATCGTCATCCTCTTCGCGTTGCAGGGTGAGCGAATCACCTCTGAGCCCTGGGACGTCGTGCGGATCGCTGTACCGCTGCTGATCTACTTCGCGGTGATGTGGGGCGGTGGGTTCGTTCTCGGCGCCGCGATGGGATTGGGGTACGAGCGCACCACCACACTCGCGTTCACCGCCGCCGGCAACAACTTCGAGCTCGCGATAGCCGTCGCGATCGCCACCTACGGTGCGACCTCCGGCCAAGCCCTCGCCGGGGTCATCGGACCACTCATCGAGGTCCCGGTCCTCGTCGCCCTCGTCTACGTGTCCCTCGCACTGCGGAAACGCTTCACCGCAAACACCAACTCAACCGGGGAGCGCGTTCGCCATGCCTGAACCCATCGATGTGCTCTTCGTGTGTGTGAGCAACCGCGGCAAATCCGTGATGGCCGAACATCTCACGCCGACGGTCACCGATCGGATCGCGGCGTCGTCCGCTGGAACCGGTGCGAAGATCGGCGGCCAGGTCAACGAACTGTCCGCCCGGGTACTCGCCGAGGTCGGTGCCGACGTCGCCGGACATCAACCGCGGCAACTCACCGACGATCTGATGCGCGCAGCGGATCTGGTCGTGGTGGTCGGCACTGCCGACGTCACCGCACCGGAGGGCATTGCCCTCGAGGTGTGGAACACCGACGAACCCTCCGAACGTGGCATTGACGGCATCGAACGGATGCGCCTGATCCGCGACGACATCACCGACCGGATCCGCGCCCTCACCGACCGCATTACGCGGTAGGCGAGAGCGCGAGCTGCGGCTCGTCAGCAGCAGGCTGTGCGCGCCTCGGCCGGGTCGGCGGAGCTGCCCCCACAGCACGCCGGACCTTTGTCGGCGTCATCGACGGCGTTCTGTTCCAACAGTTTCGGGCTGGTCCCGAAGGTGTCGGAGTCGGCGAGCACGGTGTAGACCTCCCACTTCTCGTTCGCCGGCCCGGTCACCCACACCTTGTCCTGGGTCGCGAAACAACAGGTGGAGTTGATCTCCTCCTGCGTGAACAGGCCCTCGCCGGACAGCCGGGCGATCTCGGCGTGCACCTTCTCGCTGGATTCGACCTCGACGCCGAGGTGGTTGATCGTGCCGCCTCGGCCGGGATTCTCCAGAAGCACGAGTTTCAGCGGAGGCTCGACGACCGCGAAGTTGGCGTACCCCGGCTTACGTTTGGCCGGGGCGGTGTTGAACAGCTTGGAGTAGAACTCGATCGCGGTATCGAGATCATCAACGTTGAGCGCGAGCTGCATACGGGACATGGCCATCACCTTCACCTCTGAGACATATATCTAACTACGGTCACCATGCAGAGTGCTCACCTTTTCGACATATGTCAATAAGGCGGGTACGGTCGGGTCATGCCGAAGACCTTGCCGATGGTCGATATGAGTTCCCCGATCTGTTGCGCGCCGGTGTCGGCGGCGCCGCTCGATGACGATGCCGCGCTGGAGATCGCCTTGCGGCTCAAGGCGCTTGCCGACCCTGTGCGGATCAAGCTCGTCTCGATCCTGCTCGCGGACCACGGCGGCGGCATCTGCACGTGCGACCTCGCGGCCGCGGTCGGACTCACCGAAGCCACGACGAGTCACCACCTGGGTCAGCTGCGCAAAGCGGGCATGGTCACACCCGACCGGCGGGGGATGAACGTCTACTACCGCGCGCGGCCGGACTCGCTGAATGCACTGCGCAACGTCCTCAGCGCCACCCCGGGGTGCTGAACCGGACGCCCCGACCAGCAGCGGGCTCGGCTGTCGTCGCTCCATCGGTCCTGCATCAGAACAACTGCCCGAGGTAGAACTCGGCCCCCTGGTCGTCGGTGCACCGTGCCGAGATCCCGTAGGGGGCGGTGCTCGGTTCCTCCAGCACGGTTCCGCCGGCGGCACGAACGCGTTCGACGGCCGCCACGACGTCGTCGGTCACCCACATCGGGACCGCCACCGATGTGTCGGCGCCGCCGGCGATCCCGACCTGGGGACGGGAGTCGTCGGCCTCCCAACCGTCGTCGATCCGGCCGCCGTGGAACGTCCAGCCGAGGACCGTGCCGTAGAAGGCGCGGTAGCGGACGCTGTCGGGGGTGAGGACGGTCAGATAGGTCATCGCGCCGAGGTTGCGGGAGTGCTGGTCGGGCCGGACGTCGCCGGGTTCGGCGGCGTACACCGCGAAACGCACGCCCTGGTCGTCGACGGCATCGATCACTCGTCGACCATCCGGACTCGACCCGAACTCGCCGCGTCCGCCGGCCGCGACGATGCGCTCGTACGCGGCCTCGAGGTCGTCGACCGCGTAGGCGCAGAACACGGTTGGCACACCCTCGATCTCGAAGACACCCAACCGGTGTCCGACGTTGGTGACCCGCCGGCCCTGCGGATCGAACTGCCAGCCGAGGACGCTGCCGTAGAAGCGGCGTGCGCGCGTCGCGTCGGGTGTGTTGATCGACATGTAGCCGATGTCGCCCTGGTGAATCCGGTTGGACAGCTGTGTCTTCGACGGCCCGCTCAACATCCAGCGATGCCCGAACGGGTCGACGATGACCGCTGTGCGGGCGCCGTATCCCTCGTACGGTTCGCGGGTCACTGCCGCGCCGCCACGGGCCGCGGTCGCGGCGGCGTCGTCGGTGTCGTCGACGGCGAGCATCAGGCTCACCGACACGTGGCCGGGCGCGGGGGAACGGAGACCGAGGTCGGGAAACTCGGCCGCGAGATAGATTGCACCACCGCCTATCTCCAGTTCGGCATGACCGATCACGCCGTCTTCCATGACGATCGGTTCGCCGCGCAGGCGTGCACCGAGATTGTCGATGTACCAGTCGATCGCCGCCTGGGGTTGGGCCACGACCAGATAGGGGAGGGCGCCGGGGCGTTCGACGACGCTCGGGGATTCGGCCGAGGTCGCGACAGCCGGCTCGTCCAGTTGGGTTGCGGTGGCCATGATGACTCCTTCGGGTAGTGATGCCCCGCGCTCGAGCCGGTCGCGCAGTGTGGCTGCGAAGCCGGCGTCGGGTGCGACGGGTGCGTCGAAACCAGGGGTGTCGGCGGCGCGCAGGGCGTGCAACGGCTCCCGCGACTCACCGAACCTGGTGTTGTTCCGGGTGCTCATACGTGACCCCCTCTCCCGCTGGTCTGAGGTTGTTGTTCGGGGTAGGCGGCACGGAACGCCCGCTTGGCCCGGGTGAGCAGTGCCTCGGTTGCCCCGACCGTGCGGTCGAGGATCTCGGCGCAGTCGGCCACGGGTAGGTCGTCGACGTAGCGCAGCGTCAGTACCGAGCGGTGGATCGGCGACAGTTGACCGAGTGTCTGGTGGGCGACCAGCCGGTCGAGTTCGGTGTCCCAGGGGTCGTCGCGCTGCTCGGGTAGCTCGTCGACCGGTTCGGGGGTGCGCTGTGCGCGCCGCCAATGATCTGCGAGTTTGTGGCGGGCGATGCCGATCAGCCACGGCGTGCTGGGTTCGGTGGTGCGATGCCGACGGACGGTGTCCATCGCGGCCAGGAAGGTTTCGGAGGTGATGTCCTCGGCGGTTCGGCGGTCGGGGCATCGTCGGATGACGAAACCGTAGACTGCCGGCAGTGCCTGGTCGTACACCGCCAGCAAACCCTCTGGTCCCTGTCCCCGGAGACCCGTTTGGTTGCTCACACCCTCATCGTCGTCCGTGGGCCCCACAATCCGACGGTCGATCGGAAAAGTATTTCTACGTGGCCGATCGGGTGGTGCCGGTGATGATCTCTTCGACGACGGCTCGCGGCGCGTCGAGCGACACGAACGTCAGGGCGTCGGGCACCTCGACGAAGTGCGCATCGGGGAACACCGCGGCGAAGCGTCGCCGGTGTGCCACGGTGAATCAGCGATCGTCGCGCCCCAGACGAAGCGGACCGGAAGTATGACTGTTCAGCGGCTCCCCGCGACCAACTCCGCGCACCGTTCGCCGACGAGCATGACGGTGATGTTCGGGTTCACCGTCGTGTGCTCGGGGAAGACCGACGCGTCGGCGACCCGCAGGCCGGCGACGCCCTTGACCCGCAGTTCGGGGTCGAGTGGCGACAGCTCGTCGTCGGGCGGACCCATCCGGACGGTGCCGACCGGGTGGTAGACGGTGTTGTGTGTGCGGGTGATGTAGTCGGCGAGTTCGGCGTCGCTCGTCGTGTCCGGTCCCGGATAGAGCTCGCGCGCAACCCATTCCGACAACGGCGCGGCAGCGGCGATCTCGCGTGCCTTGCGTAGGCCCGCGATCATGATGCGCATGTCGTAGCCCTCGACGTCGGTGAAGTACCGGGGGTCGACGCGCGGCTTGTCGCGGAAGTCGCGGGAACGCAGGCGAACCGTGCCCCGTGATCGGGCGTGGGTGACGTTGGGGGTCAGGCAGAAGGTGTTGTCGCTGGTCGGATAGCCCTGGCGCAGCGTGTGCATGTCGAACGGGACGCTGCCGTAGTGCATCATCAGGTCCGGCCGGTCCAGGTTGTCATCGACCGTGGTGAAGATCCCTGCCTCCCACCACTGCGTGGACTCCTGCGTCATCGGCTTCTTCGTCTCGAAGCCGATGACACCCTCGGGGTGGTCCTGGAGGTGCTCGCCGACGCCCGGCGAGTCCACCAGGACGTCGATCTCGTGCTCGCGGAGATCGTCGGCCGGGCCGATCCCGGAGAGCATCAACAGTTTCGGAGAATCGATCGCGCCGGCGGACAGGATCACCTCACGGTCGGCCCCGATGCGCGTGGTCCGCCCGAAGGCGTTGTCGGTGATGTCCACCCCGACGGCACGCAGTTCCCCGTCGACGTTGTCGATGACGATGCGCTTGGCCCAGGAGCCGGTGCGGACGGTCAGGTTCGGGCGGTCGAGATGCGGATGCAGGTAACTCACCGACGACGACGCGCGGACGCCGTCGGGACGCCGGTTGATCTGGAAGAAGTTCGCGCCGTTGACAACGGTGGTCCCGCTGTTGAACTCGACGCGCGGGATGCCGACCGACTCACACGCGTCGAGCACCGCGACGCCGCACGGGTCGTTCGGCGGCACGGACATGATGTGGACGGGTCCGCTGCGACCGTGGTGATCACCGGGCGCGTCGTTGGTCTCGATCTGCGGGTAGAGGCGGTACAACTCCGCCGCCCCCCAGCCGGCGCAGCCGAAGTCCCGCTCCCACGAGTCGAGATCCTCACGGGGCGCCCAGAAGGCGATGCAGCTGTTGTGAGAACTGCACCCGCCCAACACCTTCGCGCGTGCGTGCCGCATGAAGTCGTTGCCGTTCTCCTGCGGCTCGATGGGATAGTCCCAGTCGTACCCTGATTCGAGCAGCTCCATCCACCGGTCGAGACGCAGTATCGCCTCGTCGCCGACATCGGAGGGTCCGGCCTCCAGGAGGCACACGGTGACCGACGGGTCCTCGGAGAGGCGCGACGCCACCGCCGCCCCGGCCGAACCGCCCCCGACGACCACATAGTCGTAGGTCTCGGTGCGCTGGGCGTTGCTCACTGGTTACTCCCTCGCTGGTCGTGACCCCGGCCCTGTTCGTCCCTGTCGGCGAACCAGCCGGTCACTCCCGGCCGGAGGTTCTCGTACACATGCTTGGTCTCGCGGTATTCCGCCAGACCCGACGGCCCCAGCTCACGCCCGAAGCCGGACTGCCCGTAGCCACCCCACTCGGCCTCCGGTAGGTACGGCCCGAAGTCGTTGACCCACACGGTTCCTGCCCGAACACGCGCAGCGATCCGGCGGGCGCGGGCGGCATCGGCCGACCACACCGCTCCGGCCAGGCCGTACACGGTGTCGTTGGCCAGCGTCACGGCCTCGTCCTCGGTGGTGAAGGTCTCCACCGTGACGGTGGGTCCGAAGGCCTCGTCCTGCACACACGCCATCGAACGGTCGGCGCGATCGATCACGGTGGGAAGGTAGAACCAGCCGTCGTCGAGACTGCCCGATCCGTGATCGCCGGTCGCGAAGGCCCCGCCGGTCCGGATGATCGCGCCCTCGGCGCGCGCCTGTTCGACGTAGGCGTGCACCTTGTCCCGGTGCGCCTCGGAGATGAGAGGGCCGGTCTCGGTGCCCTCGGAGTAGGGGAGGCCGAGCCTGATCTGTTCTGCGCGGCGGACCAGTTCGTCGACGAACCGATCGTGGGCCGACTCCTCGATGATGAGGCGTGCGCCGGCCGAGCAGACCTGACCGGAGTGCAGGAATGCGGCGTTGAGGGCGTTGTCGACGGCGGCGGCCAGCAGCTCGTCGGTGGCGCAGGCATCGGCGAACACGACGTTCGGGTTCTTGCCGCCGAGTTCGAGCGCCACCTTCTTGATGGTCGCGGCGGCCTCGCGGGCGATGACCCGGCCGGTCACCAATCCGCCGGTGAAGGAGACCAGATCGACGTCGGGGTGCGACGACAACGGTGCGCCGGCCCCGGCGCCCGCACCGAGGACGAGGTTGGCGACGCCGGCCGGGAGGCCGAGACCGTCGAGGACCTCCATCAGCAGGATGGAGGTGTGCGGGGTCAGCTCCGCGGGTTTGAGGACAAAGGTGTTGCCCGCGGCGAGTGCCGGAGCAACCTTCCACGCGGCCTGCAGTAGTGGGTAGTTCCACGGCGTGATGAGTCCGCATACGCCGACCGGTTCGTGGACGATCCGCGAGTCGGCATCGGGGGAGCCGGCGTCGACCACTCGACCGGCGTCGGACGCGGCGAGCTTGCCGAAGTAGCGGAAGCAGTTCGCGATGTCGGTCATGTCCAGGTCCGACTCGTACGGCCGCTTGCCGGTGTCCAGGGTCTCCGCTCGGACGAATTCATCTCTGCGGGTGTCGATCTGGTCGGCCACTCGGAGAAGCAGGTCGCCGCGCTCGGCGGCGGGCGTGGCACTCCAGCGGCCGTCGTCGAAGGCGCGGCGCGCGGCGGCGATGGCGGCCTCGGTGTCGGCGGCGTCGGCCTCGGCCACCACTCCGACCACTGAATTGTCTGCTGGACAACGGATCTCACGGGTCTCCCCGGATGCGGCGGCGCACCACCGGCCGTCGATGTACAAGGTGTCGCTCATGGAGCAGCTCCTTCGGGGGTGGAATCGGGTGTGTGCGCGTCTGCGACGGTGACCGCGTCGGGGTCGGCGTCGGGGTCGGCGTCGGGATCGGCGTGGTCGTGGTGGTCGGCGGCCGCATCGCGGAGGTGGAGATAGCCGAGATGCCGTTCGTACTGGTCGAGGATGTCGCCGATGATCTGCTCTCGGGTGTACCCGGAAAGCGAATAACCTTGTGACCCTTCGGTGAGGTACACCTCGCAACGGAAGTACCGGTCGTCCGAGCGCTGCGAACGAACCGCGTATGTGGGGGTCGGCGCGGAGACCGGCCACACGCAGTACTCGAATCGTGCGACCTCGGCGAGCTCGACGATGAGGCGGGGCGACGGCAGGCCCTCGTTGGTGGCCGACTCGTCGACGGTCGCGGTGATGCCCTCCCTGCCGAACTGTTCGGCCACCTCGATCATCGCCGGGATCACCGACGAGGTGATGAACTTGCGCGTCGCGGTGCGGCCCGAGAAGCGGAGCGTGCCGATGAGTCGTTGTCGCCAGCTGCCGTGTTCGGTCGGCCCGCGACCGACGGCGATCACCTTGGGCAGGGTGGTGCGGTAGCTGTCGAGTTTGACCGACTCGTTGCGCACGGCTCGCAGCAGTGAGACGCCGATCAGGCCGAGGACGAACGAGAACGGCAGGCCCATGATGACCGTGGCGGCCTGCAGCGTGAGGATCGACCCGTCCGCACCGCCGGCGAAGAGCATCGAGAGCGTCAACAAGCCGATCGCCACCGACCAGAAGATGCGCAGCGGCTGCGCGCAGTCGGCCATCGGGTCGGTGAGCCTGCTGGTGAAGTTGCCCATCACCAGCGACCCCGAGTCGGCGCTGGTGACGTAGAACAGGAGACCGGTGATGGTCGCGACGCCGATGAGCAGCGTCGAACCCGGGTACTGCTCGAGCAACGAATAGAAGCCCGCCTCCGGGGTCGATGCCGTCGTCTCGGCGAAGTCCTGGTCGCCGCGGGCCACGGCGAGTGCGCTGTTGCCGAAGATGGAGATCCACACCAGGATGAAGCTGAAGGGCACCACCAGAACGCCGAACACGAACTGCCGCAACGTACGTCCGCGCGAGATGCGGGCCAGGAACAGCCCGACGAACGGCGCCCAGGCGACCCACCAGGCCCAGAAGAACAGCGTCCAGCCGTCGACGAAGGCGCGGGCGTCGTTGC
It contains:
- the betT gene encoding choline BCCT transporter BetT, with protein sequence MSDDASRLSTSADAPEGPAPSRLSSVNWTVFISSGVIVLAFAIWALATPDTAETVIGDVRDFITRWFGWWYFILATAIVGLVVFLGLSKYGRYRLGPEESRPEYSLFTWTSMLFAAGIGIDLMFFSVAEPVTHFLNPPTGVAESNYAAREAVTWTVFHYGITGWAMYALMGGALAYFAFRHNLPLTIRAALYPIFGKRIEGRWGDAIDVAAVLGTIFGIATSLGIGVVQLNFGLNEIFGIEQGKAAQIGLIVLSVVIATASATSGVDKGIRRLSEINVILAIAMLIYITVAKDADFLLNGLVQNAGDYVSTFADRTLNTFAWDQVNPPPGNDARAFVDGWTLFFWAWWVAWAPFVGLFLARISRGRTLRQFVFGVLVVPFSFILVWISIFGNSALAVARGDQDFAETTASTPEAGFYSLLEQYPGSTLLIGVATITGLLFYVTSADSGSLVMGNFTSRLTDPMADCAQPLRIFWSVAIGLLTLSMLFAGGADGSILTLQAATVIMGLPFSFVLGLIGVSLLRAVRNESVKLDSYRTTLPKVIAVGRGPTEHGSWRQRLIGTLRFSGRTATRKFITSSVIPAMIEVAEQFGREGITATVDESATNEGLPSPRLIVELAEVARFEYCVWPVSAPTPTYAVRSQRSDDRYFRCEVYLTEGSQGYSLSGYTREQIIGDILDQYERHLGYLHLRDAAADHHDHADPDADPDADPDAVTVADAHTPDSTPEGAAP